Proteins encoded in a region of the Triplophysa dalaica isolate WHDGS20190420 chromosome 10, ASM1584641v1, whole genome shotgun sequence genome:
- the LOC130430434 gene encoding LOW QUALITY PROTEIN: receptor-transporting protein 3-like (The sequence of the model RefSeq protein was modified relative to this genomic sequence to represent the inferred CDS: inserted 1 base in 1 codon), whose protein sequence is MAEKWNNAIRQKSTELHGHTWHVEFDDSITPDGTAPGWYQYISGSFAGFTCSQCDRYWGSKKVQVIFHFHLNSASNQGTIKVRRIKQECNSCDEAQMEEPDFRXENVDVLVERLVTKIRMRCYKEDLGDTNRASKGYDKIEGPHESSHCEACHLGICGQAK, encoded by the exons ATGGCAGAAAAATGGAACAATGCTATAAGGCAAAAGTCTACTGAGCTTCATGGACACACTTGGCATGTTGAATTTGATGACTCTATTACGCCAGATGGCACAGCTCCTGGATGGTACCAGTACATTTCTGGATCTTTCGCAGG GTTCACCTGTTCTCAGTGTGATAGATACTGGGGGTCTAAAAAAGTGCAGGTGATCTTCCATTTCCACCTGAACTCAGCAAGTAACCAGGGAACCATTAAGGTGCGACGCATTAAACAGGAATGTAATAGTTGTGATGAAGCTCAGATGGAGGAACCAGACTTCC AGGAAAACGTCGATGTGCTGGTCGAGAGACTGGTTACAAAGATTCGTATGAGATGCTACAAGGAAGACCTGGGTGACACCAACAGGGCCTCAAAAGGTTATGACAAAATAGAAGGACCTCATGAAAGTTCGCATTGTGAAGCCTGTCATCTTGGCATCTGCGGTCAGGCCAAATGA